In one Pseudodesulfovibrio tunisiensis genomic region, the following are encoded:
- the yedE gene encoding YedE family putative selenium transporter, translating into MNNFFATRKGIVATGLIIGVFAALLQYLGNPGNMGICVACFERDIAGALGLHRARVVQYIRPEIIGFVIGAMAAAYIGRDFRPRAGSAPIVRFILGAFSMIGALVFLGCPWRAILRLAGGDLNAIVGLAGLIAGIWIGTLFFRSGYNLGRSQKTYTSVGLLMPLFMLGLLALMLIYPQVSGEAKSGVLFYSLKGPGAMHAPLLVSLAIGLAVGAIAQRSRFCTMGAFRDLILFRQGHLLSGVIALLVAALVMNLVLGQFNMGFEHQPVAHTQAVWNFAGMLLAGLCFALAGGCPGRQLFMAGEGDGDAAVFVFGMIVGAGFAHNFGLASSPKGVGPHGIAAVFIGLAVCLFIGFTMRKKA; encoded by the coding sequence ATGAACAATTTTTTTGCCACACGGAAAGGCATTGTCGCCACGGGACTGATCATCGGGGTATTCGCGGCACTGCTGCAGTATCTTGGCAACCCGGGCAACATGGGCATTTGTGTGGCCTGCTTTGAACGCGACATTGCCGGGGCGCTCGGTCTGCACAGGGCCAGGGTGGTCCAGTACATACGGCCCGAGATCATCGGCTTCGTGATCGGTGCCATGGCGGCCGCATACATCGGCCGGGACTTCCGCCCCAGAGCCGGTTCCGCGCCCATTGTGCGCTTCATTCTCGGCGCATTCTCCATGATCGGCGCCCTGGTCTTTCTGGGGTGCCCGTGGCGTGCCATACTCCGGCTTGCCGGAGGCGACCTCAACGCCATCGTGGGACTGGCCGGACTCATCGCCGGAATCTGGATCGGCACCCTGTTCTTCCGCAGCGGCTACAATCTGGGCCGCAGCCAGAAGACCTACACCTCGGTCGGCCTGCTCATGCCCCTGTTCATGCTCGGCCTGCTTGCCCTGATGCTCATCTATCCGCAGGTGAGCGGAGAGGCCAAGTCCGGTGTCCTGTTCTACAGCCTCAAGGGCCCCGGCGCCATGCACGCCCCGCTGCTCGTCTCTCTGGCCATCGGTCTGGCCGTGGGCGCCATTGCCCAGCGCAGCCGCTTCTGCACCATGGGCGCGTTTCGCGACCTCATCCTGTTCAGGCAGGGACATCTGCTCTCCGGCGTGATCGCCCTGCTGGTTGCCGCCCTTGTCATGAATCTGGTCCTTGGCCAGTTCAACATGGGCTTCGAGCACCAGCCCGTGGCCCACACTCAGGCTGTCTGGAACTTCGCAGGCATGCTTCTGGCCGGTCTGTGCTTTGCTCTGGCCGGCGGTTGCCCCGGCAGGCAGCTTTTCATGGCCGGTGAAGGCGACGGCGATGCCGCGGTCTTCGTCTTCGGCATGATCGTGGGAGCGGGCTTCGCCCACAACTTCGGGCTGGCCAGCTCTCCCAAGGGCGTAGGCCCGCACGGCATTGCCGCCGTATTCATCGGACTGGCAGTGTGCCTGTTCATCGGTTTCACAATGCGCAAGAAGGCGTAA
- a CDS encoding HD-GYP domain-containing protein, with protein sequence MSAKQKHDIPDGLNEEYYQISSDILGSFNKYRPPLNIYSFKEDVGRLAPFYKVGGRLSNEQVEQLAAMSREGLLFVSRDDHPVYVKHISYQLDLVLVDRNLKEKEIADIFTQALTRRMGDFMAQPVPLVFEKLWVDLMVLTEYLSGDIHRSRALVRRLHKEHSLENHSVNCGFLGLALFGKLQAQDFEAGRINRKVFDRVTAGLFLHDLGMTKVPPFIRTKDKPLTGDERTKINQHTRAGYEMLAKLDLKYPEVEACVTEHHERLDGSGYPQKTRELSFPGRLCALVDSFCAMIVNRPYAEGLSPVAAAADLAQDRRYDKSMTAALQGLLMQDLRMK encoded by the coding sequence ATGAGCGCGAAGCAGAAGCACGACATCCCGGACGGACTCAATGAGGAGTACTACCAGATCAGCTCCGACATCCTCGGCAGCTTCAACAAGTACCGCCCGCCCCTGAACATCTACAGCTTCAAGGAGGATGTGGGGCGTCTCGCGCCCTTTTACAAGGTGGGAGGCAGACTGAGCAACGAACAGGTGGAGCAGCTCGCGGCCATGAGCCGGGAAGGGCTGCTCTTCGTGTCCCGCGACGACCACCCCGTGTACGTCAAGCACATCAGCTACCAGCTTGATCTGGTGCTGGTGGACAGGAATCTCAAGGAAAAGGAGATAGCGGACATCTTCACGCAGGCGCTCACGCGCAGGATGGGCGATTTCATGGCCCAGCCCGTGCCGCTTGTCTTCGAAAAACTCTGGGTGGACCTGATGGTGCTCACCGAGTACCTGTCCGGGGACATTCACCGTTCCCGCGCATTGGTGCGCCGTCTGCACAAGGAGCATTCGCTGGAAAACCATTCCGTGAACTGCGGATTTCTGGGGCTGGCCCTGTTCGGCAAGCTTCAGGCTCAGGATTTCGAGGCCGGAAGGATCAACCGCAAGGTGTTCGACCGGGTTACGGCCGGGCTGTTTCTGCACGATCTGGGCATGACCAAGGTGCCGCCGTTCATCCGCACCAAGGACAAGCCCCTGACCGGGGACGAGCGTACCAAGATCAACCAGCACACCCGCGCCGGATACGAGATGCTTGCCAAGCTCGATCTCAAGTATCCCGAGGTCGAGGCCTGCGTGACCGAGCATCACGAGCGCCTCGACGGATCAGGCTATCCACAGAAGACGCGGGAGCTGTCCTTTCCGGGCAGGCTCTGCGCTCTTGTGGATTCCTTTTGCGCCATGATCGTGAACCGTCCCTATGCCGAGGGCCTTTCCCCGGTGGCCGCCGCTGCCGATCTGGCTCAGGACAGGCGGTACGACAAGAGCATGACCGCAGCCTTGCAGGGGCTGCTCATGCAGGACCTGCGCATGAAATAG
- a CDS encoding DUF3343 domain-containing protein: MSILDLFRKKDSRQPVDSQVDRGLLVFAHTSEVIRAEKLLKAAGWTIKVMGPPPEIQKGCDLVVEFPLMEKLNILRTLTESGTPPLEIVPVTGPLLAPVDLFQVKDFGNHIMVRAANMKITVEKSTRIIVNISGGGCPDVPYIATQLIGRTLEEAPAPRDIGHTLCGYALDLAHQEILRQCSP, encoded by the coding sequence TTGAGCATTCTGGACCTGTTCAGAAAAAAGGACTCCCGGCAACCTGTGGACTCGCAGGTTGACCGGGGGCTTCTGGTTTTCGCGCACACGAGTGAAGTCATCCGTGCGGAAAAACTTCTCAAGGCGGCAGGATGGACCATCAAGGTCATGGGGCCGCCCCCGGAAATCCAGAAGGGATGCGATCTGGTCGTGGAATTCCCCCTCATGGAAAAACTGAACATCCTGCGCACCCTGACGGAATCCGGCACCCCTCCTCTGGAAATCGTGCCCGTGACCGGCCCGCTTCTGGCTCCGGTGGACCTGTTTCAGGTCAAGGACTTCGGCAACCACATCATGGTGCGCGCGGCCAACATGAAGATTACCGTGGAAAAATCCACCCGGATCATCGTCAACATTTCAGGCGGCGGATGTCCGGACGTCCCGTACATCGCAACGCAACTGATCGGTCGCACGCTGGAAGAGGCTCCGGCTCCGCGCGACATCGGGCATACCCTGTGCGGCTATGCCCTGGACCTTGCCCATCAGGAGATATTGCGCCAATGCTCGCCATAG
- a CDS encoding sulfurtransferase TusA family protein: MSDVIDTRGLSCPQPVLDTLKKIEAMKSGELDVLVDTDAAKENVSRAVQARGWTVRAISEEGDGEYRLQLAGGQS, from the coding sequence ATGAGTGATGTCATTGACACGCGGGGACTTTCCTGCCCTCAACCGGTGCTGGATACCCTGAAGAAGATCGAAGCAATGAAGTCCGGAGAGCTTGACGTGCTGGTGGACACGGATGCCGCCAAGGAAAACGTGTCCCGCGCCGTGCAGGCCAGGGGATGGACCGTCAGGGCCATTTCCGAGGAAGGCGACGGCGAATACCGTCTCCAGTTGGCCGGAGGCCAATCTTGA
- a CDS encoding DUF3108 domain-containing protein, with protein sequence MKHRFSLAASAFLLTLALFAGPACAGLKVPFGPGEKLSYEIYWTFIKVGYAELEVMPDTEMNGVPARHFRAEARTTPAIDNFYKVRDCMEAWTDRDVTRSLRYRKDQNEGTYHKKVDLVFDWSVNRTFRYIRGELRHELKQPEHAFDPMSVLFNYRRQVLYKTMRYGVPVTDGKKSVIGESVVDGMETVETKAGTFRCWRVNLDVKHISGVFRKSPDAALVVWFSADERRIPVKVWSKVKVGHFTLELVRYTPPSGAGAEN encoded by the coding sequence ATGAAACACCGTTTTTCCCTTGCGGCATCGGCCTTTCTCCTGACTCTGGCCCTTTTTGCGGGTCCGGCATGTGCCGGGCTCAAGGTTCCGTTCGGGCCGGGTGAAAAACTGTCCTATGAAATCTACTGGACCTTCATCAAGGTCGGGTATGCCGAACTGGAAGTCATGCCTGACACCGAGATGAACGGGGTGCCTGCCCGGCATTTCCGGGCCGAGGCGCGCACCACTCCGGCCATCGACAACTTCTACAAGGTCCGGGATTGCATGGAAGCGTGGACCGACCGCGACGTGACGCGCTCCCTGCGCTACAGGAAGGACCAGAACGAGGGCACCTATCACAAGAAGGTGGACCTCGTGTTCGACTGGAGCGTGAACAGGACGTTTCGGTACATCAGGGGCGAGTTGCGTCATGAACTGAAACAGCCCGAGCATGCGTTCGATCCCATGTCCGTGCTGTTCAACTACCGCAGGCAGGTGCTGTACAAGACCATGCGCTACGGTGTGCCCGTGACCGACGGCAAGAAGTCCGTGATCGGGGAATCCGTGGTGGACGGCATGGAAACCGTGGAGACAAAGGCTGGCACCTTTCGATGCTGGCGGGTGAATCTGGACGTGAAACACATCTCCGGGGTGTTCCGGAAGAGCCCGGATGCGGCCTTGGTGGTCTGGTTTTCCGCGGACGAGCGGCGGATTCCGGTCAAGGTCTGGTCAAAGGTCAAGGTCGGGCATTTCACCTTGGAACTGGTCAGGTACACGCCGCCGTCCGGAGCGGGTGCGGAAAACTGA
- the rlmD gene encoding 23S rRNA (uracil(1939)-C(5))-methyltransferase RlmD, producing the protein MLEKGNIVECEVESLAFGGRGVARVHGMAVFIEGALPGDTVEAEIVRAKKRFAEGVTRSVLKPSPHRTEPRCPHFGECGGCSLQHLDYAQQLAQKSDQVRDALVRIGGADPSVMLAPAGSPEIWNYRNKMEFAFQGTGKSLRVGLRRAVRSGDPERADVLDIRECFLCSPDAMKLLRAVRRFCRESRVPAFDPRTGKGYWRHLVVRHTATGECMVHLITAADPRLHARAEELGGKLRKDFPGLTSFVHSSRKSRRTLAFGERVQNVQGRDSIEERLGQTRYRISANAFFQTNTAGAEILFDTVREMAGLKGDESLLDLYCGTGGIGLFLSQGVRKVTGYELSPESVEDARANAALNHSENCEFHAGSLESGLPGLADMARPDVIVTDPPRSGMHQEIAEAVLKLAPPRIVAVACDPATLARDVKRLAPAYELRAARAVDMFPHTTHIEAVALLERTSK; encoded by the coding sequence ATGCTGGAAAAAGGAAACATCGTGGAATGCGAAGTGGAATCCCTGGCCTTTGGCGGCAGGGGCGTGGCCCGGGTGCATGGCATGGCCGTGTTCATTGAGGGCGCGTTGCCCGGAGATACCGTGGAGGCCGAAATCGTGCGTGCCAAAAAGCGGTTTGCCGAGGGGGTGACCCGGTCCGTGCTCAAGCCGTCGCCGCATCGCACGGAACCGCGCTGTCCGCATTTCGGCGAGTGCGGCGGGTGTTCGCTCCAGCATCTGGACTATGCCCAGCAGCTTGCCCAGAAATCCGATCAGGTGCGCGACGCACTGGTGCGCATCGGCGGAGCCGATCCGTCCGTGATGCTGGCTCCGGCCGGTTCCCCGGAAATCTGGAACTACCGCAACAAGATGGAATTCGCGTTTCAGGGCACGGGCAAATCCCTGCGCGTCGGGCTGCGTCGGGCCGTGCGGTCCGGCGACCCGGAACGGGCCGATGTTCTGGATATTCGGGAATGCTTTCTGTGTTCCCCGGATGCCATGAAGCTGCTTCGGGCCGTGCGCCGGTTCTGCCGCGAAAGCCGGGTGCCCGCGTTCGATCCCCGTACGGGCAAGGGCTACTGGCGGCATCTGGTGGTGCGCCACACTGCCACGGGCGAATGCATGGTCCACCTGATCACGGCTGCCGATCCCCGGCTTCATGCCCGGGCCGAGGAACTGGGCGGCAAACTGCGCAAGGATTTTCCGGGCCTGACCTCGTTCGTGCATTCCTCGCGCAAGAGCCGCCGCACTCTGGCGTTCGGCGAGCGCGTGCAGAACGTGCAGGGCCGGGACAGCATCGAGGAACGCCTTGGGCAGACCCGTTACCGCATTTCCGCCAATGCGTTTTTTCAGACCAACACGGCCGGGGCCGAAATCCTGTTCGACACGGTGCGCGAGATGGCCGGGCTCAAGGGCGACGAATCCCTGCTGGACCTGTACTGCGGCACTGGCGGCATCGGGCTGTTTCTTTCGCAGGGTGTCCGGAAGGTTACCGGATACGAACTGTCCCCGGAATCCGTGGAGGACGCGCGCGCCAATGCAGCCCTGAATCATTCGGAGAACTGCGAATTCCATGCGGGCAGTCTGGAAAGCGGCCTGCCCGGGCTGGCGGACATGGCCCGGCCCGACGTGATCGTGACCGACCCGCCCCGGTCCGGAATGCATCAGGAGATCGCCGAGGCCGTGCTGAAACTGGCCCCGCCCAGAATCGTGGCCGTGGCCTGCGATCCCGCCACTCTGGCCCGGGACGTGAAACGGCTTGCTCCGGCCTACGAGCTGCGCGCGGCCCGCGCCGTGGACATGTTTCCGCACACCACGCACATCGAGGCCGTGGCCCTGCTGGAACGGACCTCGAAATAA
- a CDS encoding CBS domain-containing protein translates to MMLRKRAWDMMRDDFPTVRDDASLAEAIRVMRESMKETPDNQAVVVLNRNDKLVGVVTIWDLFRAVKSSVLKDEYLHDDGEVDWDQQFANACLICTQMRLDDYMVTEPTLLKPNDPVLLVLDSFLKKKRAWALVEEGGRIMGIVYATDVYREMTRDMVRAFM, encoded by the coding sequence ATGATGCTCAGAAAGCGCGCCTGGGACATGATGCGCGACGATTTCCCCACGGTTCGCGACGATGCCAGTCTGGCCGAAGCCATCCGCGTCATGCGCGAATCCATGAAGGAAACCCCGGACAATCAGGCCGTGGTGGTGCTGAACCGCAACGACAAGCTCGTGGGCGTGGTCACCATCTGGGACCTGTTCCGCGCGGTCAAGAGTTCGGTGCTCAAGGACGAATACCTCCACGACGACGGGGAAGTGGACTGGGACCAGCAGTTTGCCAATGCCTGCCTGATCTGCACGCAGATGCGGCTGGACGACTACATGGTCACCGAACCCACCCTGCTCAAGCCCAACGACCCCGTACTGCTGGTTCTGGATTCCTTTCTGAAGAAGAAGCGCGCCTGGGCCCTTGTCGAGGAAGGCGGCCGCATCATGGGCATTGTCTATGCCACCGACGTATACCGCGAGATGACCCGCGACATGGTCCGGGCCTTCATGTAA
- a CDS encoding DUF1858 domain-containing protein — protein sequence MTTRDRKISPDMTLLDIVHDHPDTEAVFRARDEQAGECLLCQALFDTVAEVAERYGLDAEKLLDDLAQAAIRPTGQ from the coding sequence ATGACCACGCGTGATCGAAAGATATCCCCGGACATGACGCTGCTCGACATCGTGCATGACCATCCGGATACCGAAGCCGTCTTTCGCGCCCGGGACGAACAGGCCGGTGAATGCCTGCTCTGTCAGGCCCTGTTCGACACGGTTGCGGAAGTGGCCGAACGCTACGGACTGGATGCCGAAAAGTTGCTGGACGATCTGGCACAGGCAGCAATTCGGCCCACAGGACAATGA
- a CDS encoding NAD(P)H-hydrate dehydratase, whose protein sequence is MLAIVGTVPDPDFPLLDAPVTLEGKVLLVGDHVIAPDRGTPALLGATAQACIHLGMDMPHAFLVGDEGLGKGSRDLYAHLVNVLPERSYATLVFHYLQPDVDWHNKVLLSVGEMHPRPRLVADAGFMYAAKMSGEASAYDLFTPDVGELAFLADEAAPHPFYTRGFILQDETRTPELIRRTYEYDNGAACLLVKGSTDIVSDRTGELARITGPSEEAMEAMGGTGDTITGMACALIEYGLPVPDAARIAAQANRYAGQLAKPDPGSQISDLIPHIPLALSKAMNQ, encoded by the coding sequence ATGCTCGCCATAGTCGGCACGGTTCCCGACCCGGATTTTCCGCTCCTTGACGCCCCGGTGACACTGGAGGGCAAGGTTCTGCTGGTCGGAGATCACGTCATCGCCCCGGACCGGGGCACTCCGGCCCTGCTGGGGGCCACGGCGCAGGCCTGCATTCATCTGGGCATGGACATGCCCCACGCCTTTCTCGTGGGCGATGAAGGTCTGGGCAAAGGCAGCCGGGACCTGTACGCCCATCTCGTGAATGTGCTGCCCGAACGAAGCTACGCCACGCTCGTCTTCCACTATCTCCAGCCCGATGTGGACTGGCACAACAAGGTGCTGCTGAGTGTCGGGGAAATGCACCCCCGGCCCAGACTCGTTGCGGACGCGGGGTTCATGTACGCGGCCAAGATGAGCGGGGAAGCGTCCGCCTACGACCTGTTCACGCCGGACGTGGGCGAACTCGCGTTTCTGGCCGACGAAGCCGCGCCCCATCCTTTCTATACGCGGGGATTCATCCTGCAGGACGAGACTAGGACGCCGGAGCTGATCAGGCGGACCTACGAGTACGACAACGGCGCGGCCTGCCTGCTCGTCAAGGGCAGCACGGACATCGTGTCCGACAGGACCGGGGAGCTCGCCAGAATCACCGGACCGAGCGAAGAGGCCATGGAGGCCATGGGCGGCACCGGAGACACGATCACCGGCATGGCCTGCGCCCTGATCGAATACGGTCTGCCCGTCCCGGATGCGGCCCGCATCGCGGCTCAGGCCAACCGCTACGCAGGTCAACTTGCCAAGCCCGATCCCGGCTCGCAGATCAGTGATCTCATCCCCCACATCCCGCTTGCCCTGTCAAAGGCCATGAACCAATGA